The genomic window CAAGAATGATTATGTAGCTTATATTCGACGTAATAGCAATGGATTTACAAGAGGAGCATCAAAATATCGTGGAGTCGCTAGGTAACTTTTATTGAATGTCTGATTTATGGGTTCTTTTACGATGCATATATAATTATATGAAGCTGGTAATTTTCAGATATGGGGagaaagatttaatttataaaatacatTATAAGTGGTACTGAATATTAAAATGCATCATTGTGAAGCCCTTTCCTTAAATGTATAACATGTGCTGCTCTTGATTCTAGTCTTTTAAATTATATAGTACTGTCTAAAGAAATACTTCTACTGTAATTCATTTTGAGTATTTAATAACTGGTCATCACTGGTTGAATAAATAAATTGAAGCACCAATTAAAGAATTGTGCTGCACATTTTATCACAGTAAATCATATTTATACTGTATACAAGAGATTTAGTATCTATCTTCTTACGTACTATTCGGAATTTTGGCAGGCACCACTCCAGCAGGAGATGGGAAGCTAGAATTCATGATGCCCATGACAACAAAAACCTTTTTCTTGGGACTTTTGGTATAAGTTCTGGTCGTGCTTTCTTTATTTCCTCTAAATATTACTAAAATACATTCAATCAACTTTTTTCTGAACAAAATCAAACATACTTAAATTTTCATAGAACAATAGCTAGAATGAAGCACATTTTATGTTAATATCACATAGATCTTTGATGTTAATTTTCCCATTGATCATCTTCGAAGTAAACCAAGTCCAATGTTCAACCATATGCAGAGAGCTATCTAGATACATGCATCATTTGCTTGCTCCAATCATGCTCATGCCCAAATGTAAGAACAAATAATTGCaactttttttttcctcatttcaTAGCTTGGAGGAAACACCATGAAATTGAAAGTCCATCTCAAGAAAATGCTCAAAGTATCATTTTCTGAGTATAAGTATGGAAAATATTTTGTGGATGCCATTTCTGTAGCCACTAGCAAATATTGTCTCCACTTAACTGTTTCCATGCCTATTCTTCAATAAGTTCTctctacatgtatacatatacgtGATCATGTTTATATGTATGGTTCTACGTGTATGTAATTAAACATATATGTGGATATGTCACATGTAGGCATACTAGATATTTGCTaattgaagagagagaaagtatttCTTTTTATCGCAAAAAAGCAGTAAGAAAAGAAATTAAATCTAGCATACTGTCTTCTAAATATGCTTCCTTTGTGCAGAGACTCAAGAGGAGGCCGCAAAAGCTTATGATCTTGCTGTAATAAATTATAGAGGTTCTGATGCTCTAACCAACTTCCCCATCAGCAACTATCTTAGCGAACATCCAACATCATCACAGCAATTGCCAGTACCTAAGTCAGCTTAGTTACCCAAGAGGTAGGCCCAATTACCTTTCTAACCACTAGTCCTAGCTACATCCAAAGCCCTAGCTAAAATTATAAGTGTCTCTTAATTTTCATCCATCCCCCCAACATTTCACAATGGCCACAACTAATCCACTAACTTTTCTGCATCCTTCTAATACACAGGATCATTCTGGAGTCTCTACATGGACGCATCCTCTGAATCATATACCACTCCTAAGCTTGCCCTAGGCTTCAccagtttatgtcatagataagAGATGTTGTAATAAGAGATTGTAGTGATGGTGGAAGAGAACACTTGTTTGAAATTGTCAAGAACCTTGGCATGGTTGCAGGAGGGTTGGTGGGCCCAGTTGTTTAGGCCGGGGTTTGTCCCATGGTGGACAAGGAGATGTCGCCTACCTTTCTTGCTACTCTACTACTTTCGTCTATATGGTTCTACATCCTCTATTCTTATCATTTGCATGCTCTCCtttaataatatatttctatACATGAAAGGTGAATGAATATGTTTAGTGAGTACTGATTTTTGCATATTCTCTTCTGATGGGTAATATGATCGTTGACAATGAGCGTGTATACCTATATATATTTTCCTATGCACTTATATGAGGTAGATTATGCTCTTATGGAGAAGATAAGGAATTTACTCTTCTGGATTTCAAAATTAATAAGGATGCACCTAAATTGAAGGTCCATGTCAACTATTATGATTTAGACTAGCAACCTATGCATCATATGGATAAAAAAATAGACATTCATTTGGTGGCTAATTTAAATCTCATATTTATCTATATGTATAGAGAGAAAGGGATCGAAATGCTATTTAGAGTATTTGGCTCCAAATATTTTCCAATTAAAATCAATAAAGAACGTTTCAAAATAAAATCAATGTAGATAAAGAGCATTTATGTACATGCATTTGCTTGTCTAGAAGTTCTTGGTTCTGCTCCTTTCTATACTAAGAAATATTCAAATTAGTTGAAATTTTATTTGCATATATGAAATATTTAGATCATGATAAGTGATTTGGAATTGCAAATTATAAATGatcattaattaattattaatgaaaaaaagagattagatcttactttcatcaattttttattttttttaaattcttttaagAGATTCGAGTTGAATAGGAggaaatttttttcctttttgattaGTTCAAGTTGGTATTAGAGTTTTTATATTCTATATTTGTGGGAGCATTAGTTTATGGTCTAGACACATGAGCGATACATACAAAAAGGAGAATGGCTATCGGTACTTAAAGTATATCAAAAGACAGACAAGTATGGCTAGTAATTCTATCTCGATAGATAATGAGATGAAGAGACGTCTCatataattagaggagaagaataacCAACTAATCAAAATCATATTTGAAATAAGCACCATCAATTGATATAGCAAAATGGTCTTCcacgtctataaataaggatttaCTATCTAGCTAGGAGGATAAGCAATCTACAAGCACTTAGTATCCCCCTCTTCAATCTTTTATAGTTGAAGCTTTGATCGAGATCTTTGTATATGAGGGTTCTTTTGATATAGAGTTGGATAACTGGCTAAACTTGTTAGAGATCTAGTTCATTAATAAGGATATACAAGTGTTCGGAAGATAACTTTCACCCATTTTAAGCTTTCTAGCTATGtctttatttggtgaaatttatatataaagaacAACAACATCACAACGAGCAAATTCAAGAATTTAATCAAGAAGCAATGCTATTCAATCAGTCTAAAAAGGATCAATAGATCAAGTTGTAGTATCTGTGGTAGATGTATGATTAATCCATCCAAGATTACACCGTTGAGTTCTGCAAGTAAGCGATCTTACTCAGGATCTTCATTGATGATCATGCGGTCTCTATGGTATTGGAAGTTATATAAGAATATCCGAAAGGAGCTAAAGATCTTTCAAGTTCAAAACATCAATAATACTAGCATAAATGCTATGGGGATCGATAAGAAGAATCGGCCTAGGAAATGCAAGAAGGATGATAATTTCAAAAAAGGTGGCAAAAAAACCAAACCACAAGAGGAGCAAAGCAAAGCATGAAGTAGGCTAACatgatacaaaaaaattattttgaccacTACATGGATACATTAAGAAGAATTGTTGGAAGCTCTAGCCTAAGTTGCAGTTGAAGGGGAAGAAATTGAAGGACGAggattttaagaaagggaaggcaATCCTCGATGCGATTGAATTAATGAGCTACTTGAGCTTGAGCAAATAAATTCAAAATTGAGCTTGTTGGTGAGAAAATTTGAGACAACTATTGAGGTAGATCTAATGGTATAAGAGGAACTCTTCCATTTGAAGATCCAAGTAGAGTCTCTTCGTGGCTATTGTAGATCCTAAAATCTCGAAGAGCCTCATTTTTGAAAATCTGATTCATAAGTTAGGGTTGCAAACTCAAGCTCATCTATATCCCTACCTTTTTAGTTGGATGTAGAAGGATGTCGAGTTAAAATCGCAAAACAATGTACCTTTAGTGCATAATAACTGAAAGATATATTGATGAGATGATATGCAAAGTAGTTCTTTTAGATATTTGTTGGGTCATCCTTATGAGCTTGAACCTTTGGGATAGGGATACAATCTTCAATATGTGGTAGAAGAATTATCGACTTATAAAGGATGAGAAAGAGTTTATGATTAATGCTTTTAGAACACAAGAAAACACAGAACTTGCCACTGGGATCAAGGTAAAGTGACTTGCTAATGTCTACAATAAGTTTGTGATGACGATATGAGAAGTTGATACCACTAATCAGAGGCTAAATTTTTGCCCATTGGTTCCACCAATCGATCAGTCAAGATTAAAATTGAGGGAAAGCCGTTGTCGTCATCCTCAATGAGGATGGATAGTACAAGGTGGCCTTCTATAGTCCACATACAAAAGTGGGACGAGTAGTTGGTAGAGATGTGACAATTTAGAAAACTAAGATATAAAAGTATCTCCAAGTAAAGTTGTGGTTCAACCATAAGATAGAAAAGTAGGCAATTTTCCAACTTCTGTTCTAATTTAGCAGGACTTAAATTCTTAAATAGGGGGATCCTATTTCAGGaggattggtatcagagccttggtTTTCTACTAGTTGTTGATCTCAcgatcaaaagaaaaaagatcatgACAATACAATTGGGAGGTTCACTTATCGAAGGGGAATCCATCAATAGACCACCACTCTTCAATGGCACAATTACACATTGAAAAgctcacattagaattttcattcAAGCTCTTGATTATAATATGTAGAGTGTCATAATCAATGAGCTGCACACATCCACTATTATAGTCGATGACATCAGCGTctccaaatataaaaaaaatcggCATGAAGAAGATAAAAGAGCAATTCAGCTAAATGCCAAGGCtgtgaatgttttgtattgtgcctTGGATGCCAACGAGTTTAATCGAATTTTTACTTGCAattcagtaaaaaaaatttaggatagacTTGAAGTTACACATGAGgacacaaatcaagtaaaagaatcaaAATTAACATACTAGTACATCAATATGAGCTTTTCAAAATGGAACCCACTGAATCTATCACTGAAATATTCACATGCTTCgcagatattattaatggtttaaaaagtcttggtaaagcATACTCTAACAGTGATTTgatgagaaaaatttttagatccttACCAAAATCTTGAGAAGCTAAGATGACTGCTATACAAGAGGCAAAAGACTTGAATAAGCTACCATTGAAAGAGCTGATTGGATCCCTAATGACTCATGAGTGATAATAAAGCAGCATAATGAAGATGAAGGTCGATAGAAAAAGACAATTGTCCTCAAATCTGCTACAattaatgaagaagaagaagattcaaatgaagTGGATGATGAAGATAAGGATATAGCCCTAATCACACaaaaattcaagaagttcataAGGAGAAGAAGGCAAGGATTCAAGAACAAACCTCTAgtcaaaagaaaaatcaagtaaagataaagaaaaagagaaggaacaactcttatgctatgaatgtaagaaatcAAGACACTTCAAGGTAGACCATCCAATCTTAAAGAAATTATTCAAAAGAATTAAGAAGAAGGTCATGGTAGCAACATGAAGCGATAGTGTCGAGTCTAGCTTTGAAGAGGAGACTCAAAATGAAGCAAACTTCTATCTTATAGCTCTAGATGATGAGGTAATCTCTGAAActttcttaaaatttatttttgataaacttTAAGATGTATTTCATGACTTAACGAAAGAATTTAGAAAGATAagcctgaaaaataaaaatctgaaagcAAAGAATGAAgtactaataaaaaaaaagaagaaacactgCAAAACAATAATAAATTGAAGGAAGAGAATGAAACCTTAAAAAAAGAAGTTGACAAACTAAAACCTTTAgttgaaaaatttatatatagtttaGAAAAACTATAAATGATACTAAATAGTCAAAAGAAAGTTTATAATAAGACTAGTTTAGATTATAAATCtaacaattgaagaaaaaattagttgTTCTATGCATgcgattttaaaattttcaacaaagtcatgttagattaaactatttaatctatattacatgcataagatcatatctaaactactAAATAAGGATTTATGAcatgagtttgttagatgtatatcctagaagccaaaatggctgacacattgtaataaatctaagacataattttatacttaatatattgatatgatcaataaaaagataagttcttttttattcaagtataatgtgtccttgaatcatcaatgaaattagttttgatacatattctcaaggtgttgagaattaaagatatgtatttaatttctaaatgctcatgatcataggattatcatgaggatgatgatgatccagatagactgacacataattcacttctttcgagatagatggatctctgatcTACGGTACAGAGATACAggatgatgagtgtggatagttgttagagaacaaccagtactgagcgtgatcatatgagagatcacttggatttctattcgatcgttagtgattgtctcgatgctgtagttgtatgactgatttttgacttgagatggtactgctactcgcagtgaggctgctagagtttgactgacacataaacatggatctcaatgagctcttgtagtggatattgatgacagttggtccattgtagggaTAGGATGCGTAtcgagataggatctatcgaccttgatagagaggagtagtcctatgagatttgagaggctaagtccaagagtttgtggccacagtagtgtgattgatggaaaaaatttctatagaagtcataactagacttgagctaatcgaatctatcatatgacgatgatgagatttgatgatttatccatgacctgccatctagtcaggactcatgatagagagactgaatcacacgttaactatacgtagaagtttattttagttctacaaattatcactacatactgctaggtgtcactgatggattgtgagagctcactaggatggttctagatcgacaatccttactgagttagagtgaaattattccgatccattgaaaagaattttaatgtacaatgatagagatcattatatgtcttactaccagatagaatctatgagatcacacaacaaagagattagacttgaaataagcaattgagcttattaagtgtcaattaggtttagagaaatccattaggTTTATGAAAACCTtgatagcacatggttggacccaattcttctttccattaggatttcttatttgataagataattttaacttaattatctgctaataatctaaatgaataagattcattggactccaattgttgggtgtccaaagttatgaatcatataaattaaggaggtgtttggttggagggaatgggggtctggaatcgaaattggaatgggtgactcccattccaatgtttggttgggaggagtcccatttcgattctaattttgattctAGTGTGAAa from Elaeis guineensis isolate ETL-2024a chromosome 4, EG11, whole genome shotgun sequence includes these protein-coding regions:
- the LOC105035760 gene encoding ethylene-responsive transcription factor WRI1 isoform X2, which encodes MSGPFSEERRAIWHKWTGKYEAHIWDKDFRHHHRNKKGKQGVYNDEEAAAHAYDLAALKYLGSGTVLNFPEITYLNECQEMQSMSKNDYVAYIRRNSNGFTRGASKYRGVARHHSSRRWEARIHDAHDNKNLFLGTFETQEEAAKAYDLAVINYRGSDALTNFPISNYLSEHPTSSQQLPVPKSA